From Pelagicoccus enzymogenes, a single genomic window includes:
- a CDS encoding helix-turn-helix transcriptional regulator yields MVRTDSHNLGETTQKHIQTAHKLARTALADARDSIWNMCSQVLEKYDLSRALERIAKQLTGVTDIEIDVDVVGKRRRLPPVVENNLLRIGQEALTNACKHANPKTINVRISYQNRRLELLVSDDGIGFDIESLSPESKKSFGLPGMGGAEAIMAIRKLHPETKVIVISTYDWDEDIHRALQSGAASYILKDMPIEDIAEIVRSVFEGGSSLPPPVAKRLAEHSEREQITEREREVLAALVKGRSNKEIAVSLSISDETVKSHLKTLFQKLKVRDRTEAAIADIRHGIVHLDE; encoded by the coding sequence ATGGTCAGAACCGACTCGCACAACTTGGGAGAAACTACCCAGAAACACATTCAAACCGCCCACAAGTTGGCTCGCACCGCCCTGGCCGACGCTCGCGACTCCATTTGGAACATGTGCTCCCAAGTCCTCGAGAAATACGACTTGAGCCGGGCGCTCGAACGGATCGCCAAGCAACTGACCGGCGTCACCGATATCGAAATAGATGTCGACGTAGTGGGAAAACGGAGACGTCTCCCACCCGTCGTCGAAAATAACTTGCTGCGCATCGGACAAGAGGCCCTCACCAACGCCTGCAAGCACGCCAACCCAAAAACCATAAATGTCCGCATCTCCTACCAGAACAGAAGACTCGAGCTGCTGGTGAGCGACGACGGAATCGGTTTCGACATCGAATCGCTTTCTCCCGAATCAAAAAAGAGCTTCGGACTGCCCGGCATGGGCGGCGCCGAGGCGATCATGGCCATCAGAAAACTCCACCCCGAAACCAAGGTCATCGTCATCTCCACCTACGACTGGGACGAGGATATTCATCGCGCCCTGCAATCGGGAGCGGCTTCCTACATCTTGAAAGACATGCCCATCGAAGACATAGCGGAAATCGTGCGCTCCGTATTCGAAGGCGGAAGCTCCCTGCCTCCCCCCGTAGCCAAACGCCTCGCCGAACACTCCGAACGCGAGCAAATCACAGAACGGGAACGCGAAGTTCTGGCAGCTCTGGTGAAAGGACGCAGCAACAAGGAGATCGCGGTGAGCCTCTCCATTTCCGACGAAACGGTGAAGTCCCACCTGAAGACGCTCTTCCAAAAGCTGAAGGTACGCGACCGCACTGAAGCCGCCATTGCCGACATCCGCCACGGCATCGTCCACCTGGACGAGTAA